One Lysinibacillus fusiformis genomic window carries:
- a CDS encoding LysR family transcriptional regulator encodes MDLKQLQYFIAVIEQMNYSKAAEKLHISQPSLSNAIKKLEQEIGSQLLERNTRNLHLTEAGQLLYERAKVILKNMEILKIEMDEVVVHGTSEITIGVMESIKHWLPQVITVYKKVYPQMKIHLVDILGSKRVKKSLRSYKTHLIITNQSIDEEDYEVKCLYEERLVAVLPLGHPLAAKDKLTIADLGNEPFIISTEGFQTRRDILNTFEKAGIDLNIQFEIERFETAVSLVRESLGITILPENYLQGPTTKTIVQKEIDCPTLQRNVYLVYLKNRHHPFAIHQLIDDINHFFDK; translated from the coding sequence ATGGATTTAAAACAATTGCAATATTTCATAGCAGTGATTGAACAAATGAATTACTCAAAGGCGGCCGAAAAACTACATATATCGCAGCCCTCTCTCAGTAACGCTATAAAGAAATTAGAGCAAGAAATTGGTTCGCAACTACTTGAAAGAAATACGAGAAATCTTCATTTAACAGAAGCGGGCCAGCTCCTTTATGAAAGAGCAAAAGTTATTTTAAAAAATATGGAAATATTAAAAATCGAAATGGATGAAGTGGTTGTGCATGGCACTAGTGAAATCACTATTGGCGTGATGGAGTCTATCAAGCATTGGTTACCACAAGTTATTACTGTCTATAAGAAGGTATATCCGCAGATGAAGATTCATTTAGTAGATATATTGGGAAGTAAACGTGTAAAAAAATCGCTTAGAAGTTATAAAACACATTTAATTATTACGAATCAGTCAATTGATGAAGAGGATTATGAAGTAAAGTGCTTATATGAGGAACGACTCGTTGCAGTATTACCATTAGGTCATCCATTAGCGGCAAAAGATAAACTAACAATTGCTGATTTAGGCAATGAGCCTTTTATTATTAGTACAGAAGGATTTCAAACGAGACGAGATATTTTGAATACTTTTGAAAAGGCCGGTATCGACTTAAATATTCAATTTGAAATTGAGCGTTTTGAAACTGCGGTGTCACTTGTTCGAGAAAGTTTAGGTATCACGATTTTACCTGAAAATTATTTGCAAGGGCCAACTACGAAAACTATTGTACAAAAAGAAATCGATTGTCCAACTTTACAGCGCAATGTTTACTTAGTGTATTTGAAAAATCGACATCATCCTTTTGCGATTCATCAATTAATTGACGATATTAATCATTTTTTCGACAAGTGA
- the gltS gene encoding sodium/glutamate symporter: MIELNQMTTIFLAVALFALGSLLINKINFLKRFCIPAPVVGGLLFAALATLLKTTGVLEISLDTSLQSLFMITFFTTIGLGASFKLVKLGGKLLVIYWLACGFLALMQNVIGVSLASLMGIHPLIGMMAGAVSMEGGHGAAAAFGQTLEDLGISSAMTIGAAAATCGLVAGGLIGGPIVKYLVGKYNLTPDEQETEEVEYENKKEQITSDSFFTQVLLITFCMAVGTYVGTLFSEATGFVLPGYVGAMFVAVFVRNILDKVKPDAINMKSISLIGDVTLGIFLSMALMSIRLWEIADLALPLFVIVFVQVLFIVLFSTFVLFKLLGKNYDAAVMVAGFAGHGLGATPNAMANMSAVVQRFGPSKKAFIVVPIVGAFLIDVFGIPIIITTINLFK, translated from the coding sequence ATGATTGAATTGAACCAAATGACAACAATATTTCTAGCAGTGGCTCTGTTCGCATTAGGGAGCTTGCTCATTAATAAAATAAACTTTTTAAAGCGTTTTTGTATTCCTGCACCAGTTGTAGGTGGCTTACTTTTCGCCGCCTTAGCAACACTTTTAAAGACAACTGGCGTTTTAGAAATCTCGCTTGATACTTCCTTACAAAGCTTATTTATGATTACATTTTTCACAACCATTGGTTTAGGTGCAAGCTTTAAACTCGTAAAGCTTGGCGGTAAACTTTTAGTCATCTATTGGCTGGCATGCGGCTTCCTAGCATTAATGCAAAATGTGATTGGTGTATCGCTTGCTTCACTTATGGGCATTCATCCGTTAATTGGCATGATGGCTGGCGCTGTTTCTATGGAAGGTGGTCACGGCGCTGCGGCAGCATTCGGACAAACATTAGAAGATTTAGGTATTTCATCAGCTATGACAATTGGCGCTGCCGCAGCGACATGTGGTTTAGTAGCCGGGGGCCTAATTGGTGGACCGATTGTAAAATATTTAGTGGGTAAATATAATTTAACACCAGATGAGCAGGAAACAGAGGAAGTTGAATATGAAAATAAAAAAGAACAAATTACTTCCGATTCTTTCTTTACACAAGTATTATTAATTACATTTTGTATGGCTGTCGGTACATATGTTGGAACTTTATTCTCAGAAGCTACTGGCTTTGTCCTACCAGGCTATGTGGGTGCGATGTTTGTAGCGGTATTCGTCCGTAATATATTAGACAAAGTAAAACCTGATGCCATTAATATGAAAAGCATTTCTTTAATCGGTGACGTAACACTAGGTATTTTCTTATCAATGGCGTTAATGAGCATTAGACTATGGGAAATTGCAGATTTAGCACTACCACTATTTGTTATAGTTTTTGTACAAGTATTATTTATCGTGTTATTTAGTACATTTGTATTATTTAAATTACTCGGTAAGAATTACGATGCTGCCGTAATGGTTGCTGGTTTTGCCGGACATGGCTTAGGTGCAACACCGAATGCGATGGCCAATATGTCCGCCGTTGTTCAACGTTTTGGACCTTCGAAAAAAGCGTTTATTGTTGTACCGATTGTAGGAGCATTTTTAATCGATGTCTTTGGAATCCCTATTATTATTACAACAATCAATTTATTTAAATAA
- a CDS encoding acyl-CoA dehydrogenase family protein — translation MNFSYSEKVVELQEKLTNFMEQHIYPNEAVYAAQVEAMEDRWGAIPPIMEELKAKAKEAGLWNLFLPDSEYGAGLNNLEYAPLCEIMGRSLLAPEVFNCNAPDTGNMEVLVRYGSEEQKKQWLEPLLRGEIRSCFAMTEPAVASSDATNIEASIERDGDHYILNGHKWWTTGAGDPRCKIAIFMGKHKDSTKPIHEQQSMILVPMDTAGVKIERMLTAFGYDHAPEGHGEVTFTNVRVPVENILWGEGKGFAIAQGRLGPGRIHHCMRLIGAAERAIEEMCLRVQERKAFHRPLADQGVMRERIAESRIDIEQARLLTLKAAYMMDTVGNKEAKAEIAMIKVVAPNMALRVIDRAIQAFGAAGVGPDTTLAAQWANSRTLRLADGPDEVHRNTVAKLELKKHAKKQEELVK, via the coding sequence ATGAATTTTTCTTATAGCGAAAAAGTGGTGGAACTACAAGAGAAGCTAACAAATTTTATGGAGCAGCATATTTATCCAAATGAAGCTGTGTATGCTGCACAAGTGGAAGCAATGGAGGATCGTTGGGGGGCAATTCCACCGATTATGGAGGAATTGAAGGCGAAGGCGAAAGAAGCGGGCTTATGGAATTTGTTTTTGCCCGATAGCGAGTATGGTGCTGGTCTCAACAATTTAGAATATGCACCTTTATGTGAAATTATGGGGCGTTCACTGCTTGCTCCGGAAGTATTTAATTGCAATGCACCTGATACGGGCAATATGGAAGTACTCGTTCGTTACGGTTCTGAAGAACAGAAGAAGCAATGGCTAGAACCATTACTTCGAGGGGAGATTCGTTCCTGCTTTGCGATGACAGAACCAGCAGTGGCATCAAGTGATGCAACAAATATTGAGGCAAGTATCGAACGTGATGGCGATCATTATATATTAAATGGTCATAAGTGGTGGACGACAGGAGCTGGGGATCCACGTTGTAAAATTGCTATTTTTATGGGGAAACATAAAGATTCCACGAAGCCAATCCATGAGCAGCAGTCGATGATTTTGGTGCCAATGGATACTGCAGGCGTTAAAATTGAGCGTATGTTAACAGCATTTGGCTATGACCACGCACCTGAAGGACATGGTGAGGTTACATTTACGAATGTTCGGGTACCAGTAGAAAATATATTATGGGGTGAGGGCAAGGGCTTTGCCATTGCACAGGGACGATTAGGGCCAGGCCGTATTCATCATTGTATGCGTCTGATTGGAGCTGCTGAACGCGCTATAGAAGAAATGTGTCTACGTGTGCAGGAGCGAAAAGCTTTCCATCGACCACTGGCAGACCAAGGTGTGATGCGTGAGCGTATTGCAGAATCTCGAATTGATATTGAGCAAGCACGACTCTTAACATTAAAAGCTGCATATATGATGGACACGGTTGGTAATAAAGAAGCAAAGGCTGAAATTGCCATGATTAAAGTAGTTGCGCCAAATATGGCATTACGTGTGATTGACCGTGCAATTCAAGCATTTGGAGCTGCTGGAGTGGGACCAGATACAACCCTTGCTGCACAATGGGCAAATTCTCGTACATTGCGTCTAGCAGATGGTCCAGATGAGGTACACCGGAATACTGTTGCCAAGCTTGAACTGAAAAAGCATGCTAAAAAACAAGAGGAGCTGGTGAAATGA
- a CDS encoding SDR family oxidoreductase: protein MSVLDLFSLKGKTAIVTGGGRGLGAQIAQGFAEAGANVVLCSRKVDACEEVALELAAFGVQTLALACDVTKPEDVANVVAKTKETFGRIDILVNNSGASWGTPAVDMPYDAWQKVFDVNVNGTFLMSQAVGKEMLGQQSGKIINIASIAGLGGTLPDFMDTIGYNASKGAVITLTKDLAVKWGPHGVNVNAIAPGFFPTKMSSILIERGQDYLMGVTPLKRLGSENDLKGVALFLAAAASDYVTGDVIVVDGGMSSII, encoded by the coding sequence ATGAGCGTACTAGACCTATTTAGCTTAAAGGGTAAAACGGCTATTGTGACAGGGGGCGGGCGTGGACTTGGAGCACAAATTGCGCAAGGCTTTGCAGAGGCAGGCGCTAATGTTGTGCTGTGCTCACGTAAGGTTGATGCGTGTGAAGAAGTAGCGCTAGAACTAGCAGCATTCGGTGTACAAACATTAGCACTTGCATGTGATGTGACAAAACCAGAAGACGTTGCGAATGTAGTCGCAAAAACGAAAGAAACCTTTGGTCGTATTGATATTTTGGTCAATAACAGCGGTGCATCTTGGGGCACACCTGCTGTAGACATGCCATATGATGCTTGGCAAAAGGTATTCGATGTCAACGTCAATGGTACGTTTTTAATGAGTCAGGCAGTTGGCAAAGAGATGCTTGGACAGCAGTCAGGAAAAATAATTAATATCGCCTCGATTGCAGGGCTTGGCGGCACACTACCTGACTTCATGGATACAATTGGCTATAACGCAAGTAAAGGCGCAGTCATCACCTTAACGAAAGATTTAGCAGTGAAATGGGGGCCCCACGGTGTGAATGTCAATGCGATTGCGCCTGGGTTTTTCCCAACGAAAATGTCCAGCATCTTAATTGAACGTGGACAAGATTATTTAATGGGTGTCACTCCGTTAAAACGTTTAGGGTCGGAAAATGATTTAAAAGGGGTAGCGCTATTTTTAGCAGCGGCAGCTTCCGATTATGTCACAGGGGATGTCATTGTCGTGGATGGTGGCATGAGTTCAATCATTTAA
- a CDS encoding DUF3955 domain-containing protein has translation MKKYRIVATPILLGIICFAANAIIGSEVAPDGTLIEPFFLIPVGFLLFFTGIILLLCVAIFSTVKKINVAK, from the coding sequence ATGAAAAAATATCGAATTGTTGCTACACCAATTCTTTTAGGAATAATTTGTTTTGCTGCTAATGCTATAATCGGGAGTGAAGTAGCACCAGATGGCACTTTGATTGAACCATTCTTTTTAATTCCAGTGGGTTTTCTATTATTCTTTACGGGGATTATTTTGTTATTATGTGTCGCAATCTTTTCAACTGTTAAAAAGATCAATGTTGCTAAATAG
- the hutG gene encoding formimidoylglutamase has protein sequence MYTMTDKKQWKGRIDSTTNTSSFRLHQKVTRIPINDVSASNHRQAGIVGFICDEGVRRNQGRVGAANGPNALRESLASLPWTFEGDQQIVDVGNILCLNHALEDAQRELGEVVEILRKKQMKCIVLGGGHETLYGHYLGVRAALQNDAKIGIINIDAHFDLRPYNEQPSSGTMFRQILEQDPNVNYFVLGIQRYGNTKDLFDKAHELQVKYVLEEDLTLESKPQIMSGLQQFMDGHDTILLTLCMDVLNAAFAPGVSAPSPFGLDPTMVRTIIQKVTSHPNTQSFDICEVNPLLDENGRTVKLGAYFVYEALNNLLRRNG, from the coding sequence ATGTATACGATGACAGATAAAAAGCAATGGAAAGGCCGAATAGACTCAACAACAAATACGAGCAGTTTCCGATTACATCAAAAAGTAACTCGAATTCCTATTAATGATGTAAGCGCTTCAAATCATCGACAAGCAGGAATTGTAGGTTTTATATGTGATGAAGGCGTTCGTCGCAATCAAGGGCGAGTTGGTGCCGCAAATGGGCCAAATGCACTTCGCGAATCATTAGCAAGCTTGCCATGGACATTCGAAGGTGACCAGCAAATTGTCGATGTTGGAAACATCCTTTGCCTAAATCATGCTTTAGAGGATGCACAGCGTGAGCTTGGGGAGGTTGTCGAAATATTACGAAAGAAACAAATGAAATGTATCGTACTTGGCGGTGGCCACGAAACTCTCTATGGACATTATTTAGGTGTTCGTGCTGCACTACAAAACGATGCCAAAATCGGCATCATAAATATCGATGCGCATTTTGATTTACGTCCATACAATGAGCAACCATCGTCTGGCACAATGTTCCGTCAAATTTTAGAGCAAGATCCAAACGTAAATTACTTTGTACTAGGTATTCAGCGTTATGGTAACACTAAAGATTTATTTGACAAGGCGCACGAGCTACAAGTGAAATATGTTCTAGAAGAAGATTTAACACTAGAAAGTAAACCTCAAATAATGAGTGGCTTACAACAATTTATGGATGGGCATGATACGATTTTGTTAACTTTATGTATGGATGTACTAAACGCGGCATTTGCACCGGGTGTAAGTGCCCCATCGCCATTTGGACTCGATCCAACGATGGTACGCACAATCATTCAAAAAGTAACTTCCCATCCAAATACACAGTCCTTCGATATTTGTGAGGTCAATCCTTTACTCGATGAAAATGGACGAACAGTCAAATTAGGTGCCTACTTTGTCTACGAAGCACTTAACAACTTACTTAGGAGGAATGGCTAA
- a CDS encoding tetratricopeptide repeat protein, producing the protein MDNQLNDIITARKNGQLEKANELILKLVEEEPDNALYHYHCAWIYDSLGEEKEAIPHYEKAIHLGLERENLEGAYLGLGSTYRTLGQYVQSKRVFEQAIREFPQAEHMKVFHAMTLYNLGEFSTAMETLLNSLILTTNHEGIQAYSKAIKFYSDKLDQTWA; encoded by the coding sequence ATGGATAATCAATTAAATGATATAATCACTGCTAGAAAAAATGGACAGCTAGAGAAGGCAAATGAATTAATATTAAAGTTAGTTGAGGAAGAGCCAGACAATGCATTATATCACTATCATTGTGCATGGATCTATGATTCATTAGGGGAAGAAAAAGAGGCCATTCCACATTATGAAAAAGCGATTCATCTAGGACTTGAAAGAGAAAATTTAGAAGGTGCTTATTTAGGATTAGGTAGTACATATCGAACATTAGGTCAATATGTGCAATCCAAACGTGTTTTTGAACAAGCAATTCGAGAATTCCCGCAAGCAGAGCATATGAAGGTCTTCCATGCGATGACACTTTATAATCTAGGTGAATTTTCAACGGCAATGGAAACATTATTAAATAGTTTGATACTCACAACCAATCATGAGGGCATACAAGCGTACAGCAAAGCTATTAAATTTTACAGTGACAAGCTAGATCAAACTTGGGCGTAA
- a CDS encoding helix-turn-helix domain-containing protein: MSMGNDDHKQVVLQVGAVLKKLRKDKQLSLEDLSKISGVSKLTLGNIERGETNPTLGMLWKISKSLSVPLMELFAADNSVSLSRAGQGLSIAEEGENWVIEPVFQNISNETEMFRAYLQPNSSYYPEKHHPNTTELATVMSGKVKINVNNESYILNQYDAISFRADGTHSYINDSNDVVVLHIILKYAPNY, encoded by the coding sequence ATGAGTATGGGAAATGATGATCACAAACAAGTTGTTTTACAAGTCGGGGCAGTACTAAAAAAGCTTCGTAAGGATAAGCAATTGAGTCTTGAAGATTTATCAAAAATTTCTGGTGTGAGCAAGCTAACACTTGGAAATATTGAGCGTGGAGAAACCAATCCTACATTAGGTATGCTGTGGAAAATTTCGAAAAGTTTATCTGTACCGCTTATGGAATTATTTGCTGCTGACAACAGTGTGAGTCTATCTAGAGCCGGGCAAGGATTAAGTATTGCTGAGGAGGGAGAAAATTGGGTAATTGAGCCGGTTTTTCAAAATATAAGCAATGAAACTGAGATGTTTAGAGCTTATTTACAACCAAATAGCTCCTACTATCCTGAGAAACATCACCCTAATACAACGGAACTAGCTACAGTCATGTCGGGAAAAGTTAAAATTAATGTTAACAATGAGTCTTACATTCTGAATCAATACGATGCTATTAGTTTTCGCGCAGATGGCACACATTCGTATATAAATGATTCTAATGATGTTGTGGTCCTCCACATTATATTGAAATATGCGCCAAATTATTAA
- a CDS encoding phosphotransferase family protein: MDTMQVRASERIDAQRLHAFLKTQFLDLPEGKLEITQFSAGHSNLTYCLKIGDFEVVLRRPPLGPVAKKAHDMKREFTILSALQPFLAMVPTPYVYVSDDAIIGSDFFLMERKKGIVLDTRFPVGTENTEELARQLSEKMVDSLVALHAIPYAETSLKDMVKPEGFMQRQVHGWIERYDKAKTAQFAEVEALTAWLKENVPTNAEATIIHYDYKLNNAMFSEDYTKMIGLFDWEMTTVGDPLADLGVAMSYWMHADDPKMLLYALGEPPITILPGFYSRQEFITRYAEKSGRDVSSINYYMTFAYFKLAVICQQIYYRYVKGQTQDDRFAQMDKMVAALIKQASKAIN; encoded by the coding sequence ATGGATACGATGCAAGTAAGGGCAAGTGAACGTATTGATGCACAGAGATTACATGCATTTTTAAAGACACAATTTCTAGATTTACCAGAGGGCAAGTTAGAAATTACGCAATTTAGTGCAGGTCATTCAAATTTGACCTATTGTCTGAAGATCGGGGATTTTGAAGTTGTTCTACGTCGGCCACCTCTTGGACCAGTTGCGAAGAAAGCACATGATATGAAACGTGAATTTACCATTCTGTCGGCGCTGCAGCCGTTTTTAGCCATGGTGCCAACACCTTATGTCTATGTCAGTGATGATGCTATAATTGGCAGTGATTTCTTCTTAATGGAACGTAAGAAAGGCATCGTACTAGATACTCGTTTTCCGGTTGGAACAGAAAATACAGAGGAATTAGCACGCCAGTTGTCCGAAAAGATGGTCGATTCGCTTGTTGCACTACATGCAATACCATATGCGGAAACGTCGTTAAAAGACATGGTGAAGCCAGAAGGATTTATGCAGCGTCAAGTGCATGGCTGGATAGAACGTTATGATAAGGCAAAAACGGCACAGTTTGCAGAAGTAGAAGCGCTAACGGCTTGGCTCAAAGAAAATGTCCCGACGAATGCTGAGGCGACAATTATTCACTATGATTATAAGTTAAACAATGCGATGTTTTCCGAGGACTATACCAAGATGATTGGGCTTTTTGATTGGGAAATGACAACTGTTGGAGATCCTTTAGCAGATCTTGGTGTAGCGATGAGCTACTGGATGCATGCAGATGACCCGAAAATGCTGCTATATGCATTGGGAGAACCGCCAATTACGATTTTACCAGGATTCTATTCACGACAAGAATTCATTACTCGTTATGCCGAGAAAAGTGGGCGTGATGTCTCATCCATTAATTATTATATGACATTTGCATACTTTAAATTAGCAGTGATTTGTCAGCAAATCTATTATCGTTATGTGAAAGGGCAGACGCAGGATGATCGCTTTGCACAAATGGATAAAATGGTAGCGGCACTCATCAAACAAGCATCTAAAGCTATTAACTAA
- a CDS encoding CynX/NimT family MFS transporter: MRQMSNNQEIKKSSVWVIIVGIIFVATNLRAPLTSVGPLVGVIRDNLHLSNTLAGMITTLPLLAFALFSPFVPRLGRKFSMEFLILISVIFLMIGIILRSLSGVATLYVGTAILGLAIAICNVLLPGLIKREFPTQMGLMTGVYSISMNLFGAMASGLSVPIAVSLGFGWQGALGVWGILSFVAILLWLPQMKRMKGRTTSVPNQKVDGGVNLWRSALAWQVTLFMGLQSMVFYVLITWLPEILKQQGISSDQSGWLLSIMQLALLPITFIVPIIAGRMSSQRSLVTIASILLLTGTLGLLYGSLNFIVLWVILLGIGGGCAFGLSMMFFGLRTVNAHQAADLSGMAQSVGYLLAATGPTLFGYLHDVTNSWTFPLLLLVCASVLLFIFGLGAARNRQIG, from the coding sequence ATGCGTCAAATGAGTAATAATCAAGAAATAAAAAAATCATCAGTATGGGTGATTATTGTAGGCATCATATTTGTTGCAACCAATTTACGGGCTCCCTTAACCTCGGTGGGACCTTTAGTGGGTGTTATTAGAGACAATCTGCATCTTTCAAATACATTAGCAGGCATGATTACTACGTTACCTTTACTGGCTTTTGCACTTTTTTCACCTTTCGTACCTAGATTAGGACGAAAATTTAGCATGGAATTTCTTATTCTAATTTCAGTCATTTTTCTTATGATTGGTATTATTTTACGTTCTCTATCAGGGGTGGCTACTTTATATGTCGGTACAGCAATTCTTGGACTAGCTATTGCCATCTGTAATGTATTATTGCCTGGCCTTATTAAGCGAGAGTTTCCGACACAAATGGGCTTAATGACAGGTGTCTATTCGATCTCTATGAATTTGTTTGGCGCAATGGCTTCTGGGCTTAGTGTACCTATTGCTGTTAGTTTAGGCTTTGGGTGGCAAGGTGCTCTGGGAGTTTGGGGAATTCTGAGTTTTGTAGCAATTCTATTGTGGTTACCTCAAATGAAACGTATGAAGGGACGTACGACTTCCGTTCCAAATCAAAAAGTTGACGGTGGAGTAAATTTATGGCGTTCAGCTCTTGCCTGGCAAGTAACTTTGTTTATGGGTTTACAATCCATGGTGTTTTATGTACTGATCACATGGTTACCAGAGATTTTAAAGCAACAGGGAATAAGTTCAGATCAATCTGGATGGTTACTTTCTATCATGCAGTTAGCTTTACTGCCAATTACATTTATAGTTCCAATCATCGCAGGACGTATGTCCAGTCAACGTTCTTTAGTTACCATTGCATCAATTTTGCTGTTAACTGGCACTCTAGGATTACTTTATGGAAGCTTGAATTTTATTGTTCTGTGGGTTATTTTACTAGGCATTGGAGGAGGATGTGCGTTTGGATTATCGATGATGTTTTTTGGCCTACGTACAGTAAATGCACATCAAGCGGCAGATTTATCGGGTATGGCACAATCAGTCGGCTACCTGCTTGCTGCTACTGGACCAACACTCTTCGGATATTTGCATGATGTAACTAATAGCTGGACTTTTCCACTGCTACTATTGGTTTGTGCGTCAGTCTTGCTCTTTATATTTGGTCTAGGTGCAGCTAGAAATCGACAGATTGGTTAG
- a CDS encoding polysaccharide deacetylase family protein, with protein sequence MMKNLLPFALFLTFLISVVFVGQSSANAEGPSVIQQVINNVTVYGEASTESAIIGHVAQGSFVKATPVNEEWTHIQMQQLEGYVATTTLTNLTPEKLVVAKKGGTSLFTYPSPSAQKTGQLNENTTVLVYGTAPGGWSFVQYGHETGYAATNTFKKPTVTKKRVKVVNGAVLHLTASPGGEVIGTIAHQTIVQQYAILAGWAYVEAGEQQGYIKASELADLMILDNKVYNKGVMVAKGAKKRVALTFDDGPDTRVTPQILAMLKKYDVKATFFMVGKNVSRNPATVEKVYEDGHEIGNHTWNHPKLTSLTKVNVKQEVDRTSNAIYAAIGQYPTVFRPPYGATSEQVRSVMSMPSILWSVDTLDWKHRNADKILTYVKASVKDGSIILMHDIHQSTANGLENVILYLQQQGYELVTVSEILQ encoded by the coding sequence ATGATGAAAAATTTGTTGCCCTTTGCTCTGTTTTTGACATTTTTGATAAGTGTCGTGTTTGTAGGACAGTCTTCTGCAAATGCTGAGGGTCCATCAGTTATCCAGCAAGTTATAAACAATGTGACGGTTTATGGAGAAGCTTCTACGGAAAGTGCCATAATTGGTCATGTTGCACAAGGAAGTTTTGTGAAAGCTACTCCTGTTAATGAGGAATGGACACATATTCAAATGCAACAGTTAGAAGGATATGTGGCAACGACTACATTAACTAACCTTACGCCAGAGAAGTTGGTCGTGGCGAAAAAGGGTGGCACGAGTTTATTTACATATCCGAGTCCTAGTGCACAAAAGACAGGACAACTTAATGAAAACACTACCGTTCTTGTGTATGGAACAGCACCCGGTGGTTGGTCTTTTGTCCAATATGGACATGAAACAGGGTATGCTGCAACAAATACATTCAAGAAACCCACTGTAACAAAGAAGCGGGTAAAAGTTGTTAACGGTGCTGTGTTACATTTGACAGCTAGCCCAGGTGGTGAGGTTATTGGTACGATTGCTCATCAAACAATTGTGCAACAGTATGCCATACTTGCAGGTTGGGCATATGTAGAAGCGGGCGAACAACAAGGTTACATAAAGGCATCAGAGCTGGCAGATCTCATGATTCTTGATAACAAAGTATATAATAAAGGTGTTATGGTAGCGAAAGGGGCAAAAAAACGTGTGGCATTAACATTTGATGATGGACCTGATACAAGAGTAACACCACAAATTTTAGCGATGTTAAAGAAATATGATGTAAAAGCAACTTTCTTTATGGTTGGTAAAAATGTTTCTAGAAATCCAGCGACCGTAGAGAAAGTCTATGAGGATGGCCATGAGATCGGTAACCATACTTGGAATCATCCAAAGTTAACAAGTTTAACGAAAGTAAATGTTAAGCAAGAGGTTGACCGCACGAGCAATGCCATTTACGCAGCTATTGGGCAGTATCCAACAGTTTTCCGACCACCTTATGGAGCAACGAGTGAGCAAGTGCGTTCTGTTATGTCGATGCCTTCTATTTTATGGTCAGTGGATACGCTTGACTGGAAACATCGTAATGCAGACAAAATATTAACTTATGTCAAAGCTTCGGTGAAAGACGGAAGTATCATTTTAATGCATGATATCCATCAATCTACAGCTAATGGACTTGAGAATGTGATACTTTATTTGCAACAGCAAGGCTATGAACTTGTAACTGTTAGTGAAATATTACAATAA